In Gemmatimonadota bacterium, the genomic window TAACGGTTAGAGCAGTTGAGGGAACACGTTTGCTCAACGCCCACGCAGATCATGACAACTGGCTGACCTATGGGCATGGCTATGCCAATCAGCGCTACAGCGGGCTTGAGCACATCACGACCGACAACGCGCACCGACTGGTGCCGCAGTGGATCTATCAGACCGGTGTGCTCGGGACGTTCCCCGCCAACCCCCTTGTTGCCGACGGAACGATGTATCTCACCACGCCGTACAACCACGTGGTTGCCCTTGATGCGGCAACCGGGGCTGTGCGCTGGCGTTACACGCACGAGATGTCCGTTGACACACTCTGTTGCGGCACCCACAACCGGGGGCTCGCCCTGGGTTACGGACGACTGTATATGATTACCGCGGATGCGCGCCTGGTAGCGCTCGATGTCGCCACGGGAACACGCGTGTGGGATATGCCGGTTGTCGATCCGACGACCGGGAACCCGGCTGACCTTACGGCGCTTAAGGAGATCAGAGCCACAGACGCCGCGGAGCCCGAGAACGTCGCTACCCTCACCGCACTGACCCGCTTTGCCGGCAATATGGCGCCGGTTGTCTACGACGGTAAGGTATTCGTCGGCGTGAGCGGGACCGGGTATAGCGGCGTACTCGGTGAAGCCGAAGCGGACGACCCATCCCTCCTCGGTCGGCCCGGTCCCCGGCGCGGCCTGCGTGCCTTCCTGTCCGCCTATGACGCAACGACCGGGCAGTTGGACTGGCGCTGGTACTCAACCGCCTCGGAAGGCTGGGAAGGCGATTTTGTTGAGCGCACCCTGTTCGGCGATGTGCTGGAGCGCGACCTGGATGCCGAACGCGCCAATGCGGACACATACCGCGACGCCTGGAAGACCGGCGGCGGCTCGATCTATTCCTCCCCGTCGATCGACCCGGAGTTGGGGCTGATTTATTTCGGGACCGGGAATGCGTCGCCCGGTTATGACGATTACAAGCGCCCCGGCGACAATCTGTACACCGCCTCCCTGGTTGCCCTCGATATACAGACCGGCGCGTTGCGCTGGTATCACCAGATCGTCCCGCATGACATTTGGGGCTATGACGTGGCCTCACCTCCGGTTCTGTTCGACTTCCCCGCCAATGGCACAACAGTACGGGCCGTGGCCGAGGCCTCGAAGTCCGGCTGGTTGTATATATTCGATCGGGAGACGGGCAAGCCACTACGCCGCTCAGAAGCCTTTGTTCCCCAGAACGATTTGCTCTTCCGCAGGCCAACTGCCGAAGGCATGTTTATCGCGCCCGGAGCCGCGGGCGGAGCCAATTGGCCGCCTACTTCATACAGCCCCAAGACCGGCTGGTTGTACGTCTCAGGAACCCACAACCCGACGCGCTACCAACTCAAACCGGGGGAGGCCGGACAGCCCGAGCGGATCGTCATTTCGTTTGATAAAACCGTGGAACGCTGGGGAACTCTGAGCGCCATTGCACCCCAGGACGGGAAGATCCAATGGCAGGTCAGAACGGACTTACCCCTGGTCAGTGGCTCGCTCGCGACCGCGGGCGGGCTGATCTTTTACGGGGAATCGAACG contains:
- a CDS encoding PQQ-binding-like beta-propeller repeat protein, producing MLNAHADHDNWLTYGHGYANQRYSGLEHITTDNAHRLVPQWIYQTGVLGTFPANPLVADGTMYLTTPYNHVVALDAATGAVRWRYTHEMSVDTLCCGTHNRGLALGYGRLYMITADARLVALDVATGTRVWDMPVVDPTTGNPADLTALKEIRATDAAEPENVATLTALTRFAGNMAPVVYDGKVFVGVSGTGYSGVLGEAEADDPSLLGRPGPRRGLRAFLSAYDATTGQLDWRWYSTASEGWEGDFVERTLFGDVLERDLDAERANADTYRDAWKTGGGSIYSSPSIDPELGLIYFGTGNASPGYDDYKRPGDNLYTASLVALDIQTGALRWYHQIVPHDIWGYDVASPPVLFDFPANGTTVRAVAEASKSGWLYIFDRETGKPLRRSEAFVPQNDLLFRRPTAEGMFIAPGAAGGANWPPTSYSPKTGWLYVSGTHNPTRYQLKPGEAGQPERIVISFDKTVERWGTLSAIAPQDGKIQWQVRTDLPLVSGSLATAGGLIFYGESNGQFVARNAQDGTALWHFNTGAGVNAPPVTYAVDGKQFVAVAAGGHKLFDFPLGNAVIAFGLPD